One part of the Methylobacterium mesophilicum SR1.6/6 genome encodes these proteins:
- a CDS encoding CpaD family pilus assembly protein codes for MTRRHPSALPRLGSLLAACALGALASGCKSDPATTGDIAVSDYRARHPIVLADGTRSLDVFPTGVGHLDPRQTADIDAFMLEYRRFGRGVLLMEVPRGVPPALAPAVERTAAALRGLGGQNGVGAREIAITGYAVTAPTLAAPIRLSFQRMQAKVSDQCGLWPQDLGTSSFQVDYSNRPSWNLGCAMQSNVAAQVADPVDLVRGRPEGRIDTVKRVRDIGQLRDGKDPSTTWRQDGQTAVKSQVGQ; via the coding sequence ATGACCCGACGCCACCCGTCCGCCCTGCCACGCCTCGGCAGCCTGCTCGCCGCCTGCGCCCTCGGCGCCCTGGCGTCCGGCTGCAAGAGCGACCCTGCCACCACCGGCGACATCGCGGTTTCGGATTACCGCGCCCGCCATCCGATCGTGCTGGCCGACGGCACCCGCAGCCTCGACGTGTTCCCCACCGGGGTCGGTCATCTCGACCCGCGCCAGACCGCCGATATCGACGCCTTCATGCTGGAATACCGCCGCTTCGGCCGCGGCGTCCTGCTGATGGAGGTGCCCAGGGGCGTGCCGCCGGCCCTCGCGCCCGCCGTCGAGCGGACGGCGGCGGCCCTGCGCGGGCTCGGCGGCCAGAACGGCGTCGGCGCCCGGGAGATCGCGATCACCGGCTACGCAGTCACTGCGCCGACCCTCGCCGCGCCGATCCGCCTGAGCTTTCAGCGCATGCAGGCCAAGGTGTCGGACCAGTGCGGGCTGTGGCCGCAGGACCTCGGCACCTCGAGCTTCCAAGTCGATTACAGCAACCGCCCGAGCTGGAACCTGGGTTGCGCCATGCAGTCGAACGTGGCCGCCCAGGTGGCGGACCCGGTCGACCTCGTGCGCGGACGGCCCGAGGGCCGCATCGACACGGTCAAGCGGGTCAGGGACATCGGCCAGTTGCGGGACGGCAAGGATCCGTCAACCACATGGCGGCAAGATGGGCAGACCGCCGTCAAGTCTCAGGTCGGCCAGTAG
- a CDS encoding AAA family ATPase produces MADQSETTERTIAPVPRITIQAFCETSETAALIEGAALDRRMQKAQVKVRMGGGAAAIEAYRHAPTPNVIILETQGPRSKPIECLDALAEVCDEGTRVLVIGHLNDVVLYRQLIQRGVSDYLMAPVDPLTLIAAISDLFTAPGVKPVGRTVAVYGVKGGIGASTVAHNFAWAVARGQGVQTVIADLDIAFGTASLNFNQDPPQGIAEAVFAPERLDSALVERLLSKCSDNLSLLSAPASLDRTIDLSEPAFDALIEYMRASVPCVVLDVPHQWSAWSKRVLTAADEILIVAGPDLACLRNTKNLLGALKHGRPNDQPPRILLNGVGVPKRPEIGTAEFAKALEAPIALTIPFEPALFGTAANNGQMIAEIQAGSKVADLFNDLAAATLGRPETRRGRQSLLEPLLAKLAGAKLPGRKAS; encoded by the coding sequence ATGGCAGACCAGTCCGAGACAACCGAGCGCACGATCGCCCCGGTGCCCCGGATCACCATCCAGGCGTTCTGCGAGACCAGCGAGACCGCGGCGCTGATCGAGGGGGCCGCCCTCGACCGGCGCATGCAGAAGGCGCAGGTCAAGGTCCGGATGGGCGGCGGCGCCGCGGCGATCGAGGCTTACCGGCACGCGCCGACGCCCAACGTCATCATCCTCGAGACGCAGGGACCGCGCTCCAAGCCGATCGAGTGCCTGGACGCCCTGGCCGAGGTCTGCGACGAGGGCACCCGCGTCCTGGTGATCGGCCATCTCAACGACGTGGTGCTCTACCGCCAGCTGATCCAGCGCGGCGTGTCCGACTACCTGATGGCGCCGGTCGATCCGCTGACACTGATCGCGGCGATCTCCGACCTGTTCACCGCCCCGGGGGTCAAGCCGGTGGGCCGCACCGTGGCGGTCTACGGCGTGAAGGGCGGCATCGGCGCCTCCACGGTGGCGCACAACTTCGCCTGGGCGGTTGCCCGCGGCCAGGGCGTCCAGACGGTGATCGCCGATCTCGACATCGCCTTCGGCACGGCCTCGCTGAACTTCAACCAGGACCCGCCGCAGGGCATCGCCGAGGCGGTGTTCGCCCCCGAGCGTCTGGATTCGGCGCTGGTCGAACGTCTGCTGTCGAAGTGCAGCGATAACCTGAGCCTGCTCTCGGCGCCCGCGAGCCTCGACCGGACCATCGACCTGTCCGAGCCGGCCTTCGATGCGCTGATCGAGTACATGCGGGCGAGCGTGCCCTGCGTGGTGCTCGACGTCCCGCACCAGTGGAGCGCGTGGTCGAAGCGCGTCCTCACGGCGGCCGACGAGATCCTGATCGTCGCGGGTCCGGACCTCGCCTGCCTGCGCAACACCAAGAACCTGCTGGGCGCGCTCAAGCACGGCCGCCCGAACGATCAGCCGCCGCGGATCCTGCTCAACGGCGTCGGCGTGCCCAAGCGGCCTGAGATCGGGACCGCCGAGTTCGCCAAGGCCCTGGAGGCCCCGATCGCCCTCACCATTCCCTTCGAGCCGGCCCTGTTCGGCACCGCCGCCAATAACGGGCAGATGATCGCCGAGATCCAGGCGGGCTCGAAGGTCGCGGACCTGTTCAATGACCTGGCGGCCGCGACACTCGGCCGGCCGGAGACGCGACGGGGGCGCCAGAGCCTCCTCGAACCGCTGCTCGCCAAGCTCGCGGGAGCCAAGCTCCCGGGCCGGAAGGCGTCGTGA
- the sseA gene encoding 3-mercaptopyruvate sulfurtransferase, whose protein sequence is MAHAPLVSPDWLHDRLAAPDIVVLDASWYLPAAGRDPQAEFRAAHIPGARRFDLDAMSDTESSLPHMLPRPEVFAARMRALGIGDGMQIVAYDGQGLFSAPRVWWMLKAFGVRDALVLDGGLPAWVEAGYPTEEGEPRQPERRHFTARLDHGAVADADDVARALESGSAQVVDARSGTRFRGEEPEPRAGVRPGHMPGACNLHYAALQRDGRMKSPDELKSVFAENGVDPDRPIVTTCGSGVTAAIIALALETMGRPARSLYDGSWSEWGADPTRAVATGAP, encoded by the coding sequence ATGGCCCACGCGCCCCTCGTGTCCCCCGACTGGCTGCACGACCGTCTCGCCGCCCCCGACATCGTGGTGCTCGACGCCTCGTGGTACCTGCCGGCCGCCGGCCGCGATCCGCAGGCCGAGTTCCGGGCTGCCCACATACCCGGCGCGCGGCGCTTCGACCTCGACGCCATGAGCGACACGGAATCGAGCCTGCCGCACATGCTGCCGCGCCCCGAGGTGTTCGCCGCCCGCATGCGGGCCCTCGGTATCGGCGATGGAATGCAGATCGTGGCCTACGACGGCCAAGGGCTGTTCTCGGCCCCGCGGGTCTGGTGGATGCTCAAGGCCTTCGGCGTGCGCGACGCGCTGGTGCTCGATGGCGGCCTGCCGGCCTGGGTCGAGGCGGGCTACCCCACCGAGGAGGGCGAGCCGCGCCAGCCCGAGCGCCGCCACTTCACGGCCCGCCTCGACCACGGCGCCGTGGCGGATGCCGACGACGTCGCCCGCGCCCTGGAGTCCGGCTCGGCCCAGGTGGTCGATGCCCGCTCGGGGACGCGGTTCCGCGGCGAGGAGCCGGAGCCGCGGGCCGGTGTCCGGCCCGGGCACATGCCGGGCGCCTGCAACCTGCACTACGCGGCGCTCCAGCGCGACGGGCGGATGAAGAGCCCGGACGAGCTGAAATCCGTCTTTGCCGAGAACGGCGTCGACCCGGACCGGCCGATCGTGACCACCTGCGGCTCGGGTGTGACGGCGGCGATCATCGCGCTGGCGCTGGAGACGATGGGACGCCCAGCCCGGAGCCTCTACGACGGCTCCTGGTCGGAATGGGGTGCCGACCCGACCCGGGCGGTCGCGACGGGGGCGCCATAG
- a CDS encoding ABC transporter substrate-binding protein, producing the protein MIRTFGGAILAAAFAGTAFGAAAQGGGDAFSGNAVRIGVLNDQSGLYAEYGGQGSVEAARMAVEDMGGKIGSVPIEILTADHQNKPDIASAIARQWYDRDNVDAIMELTTSSVALAVQGLSKEKKKITITTGAATSDLTGKACSPYGYHWAFDTRALAVGTGGALTRAGGNTWFFLTADYAFGSALEADTSKVVLANGGKVVGSVRHPLANQDFSSFLLQAQGSKAKVIGLANAGLDTSNSIKQAAEYGIVEGGQKLAALLFTLSEVHGLGLKVAQGLTLTEGWYWDANDESRAFGQRYMKRTGRMPNMIQAGTYSAVLSYLKAVKAAGTDETDAVNAKLKALPVDDVFAHGGIVQPNGRMVHDMYLFEVKKPAESKDEWDLYKLISTVPGKEAFASPAESGCPLTAAK; encoded by the coding sequence ATGATCAGGACATTCGGCGGCGCGATTCTGGCGGCGGCCTTCGCGGGGACGGCGTTCGGCGCGGCCGCGCAGGGCGGCGGGGACGCGTTCTCGGGCAACGCGGTGCGCATCGGCGTCCTCAACGACCAGTCCGGCCTCTACGCCGAGTACGGTGGCCAGGGCTCGGTGGAGGCCGCTCGCATGGCGGTGGAGGACATGGGCGGCAAGATCGGCAGCGTGCCGATCGAGATCCTGACGGCCGATCACCAGAACAAGCCCGACATCGCCTCGGCGATCGCCCGGCAATGGTACGACCGCGACAATGTCGACGCGATCATGGAGCTGACCACTTCCTCGGTGGCGCTGGCGGTCCAGGGCCTGTCCAAGGAGAAGAAGAAGATCACCATCACCACCGGGGCCGCGACCAGCGACCTCACCGGCAAGGCGTGCTCGCCCTACGGCTACCACTGGGCGTTCGACACACGGGCGCTGGCGGTGGGCACCGGCGGCGCGCTGACCCGGGCGGGCGGGAACACGTGGTTCTTCCTCACCGCCGACTATGCATTCGGCTCGGCCCTGGAGGCCGACACCAGCAAGGTTGTGCTCGCCAACGGCGGCAAGGTGGTGGGCAGCGTCCGGCACCCGCTCGCGAACCAGGACTTCTCCTCGTTCCTGCTCCAGGCCCAGGGCTCCAAGGCCAAGGTGATCGGTCTCGCCAATGCCGGGCTCGATACCTCGAACTCGATCAAGCAGGCGGCCGAGTACGGCATCGTCGAGGGCGGCCAGAAGCTCGCGGCGCTGCTGTTCACCCTCTCGGAGGTGCACGGGCTCGGCCTCAAGGTGGCGCAGGGCCTGACGCTCACCGAGGGCTGGTACTGGGACGCCAACGACGAGAGCCGGGCCTTCGGCCAGCGCTACATGAAGCGCACCGGCCGGATGCCCAACATGATCCAGGCCGGCACCTATTCGGCGGTCCTGTCGTATCTGAAGGCCGTGAAGGCGGCAGGCACCGACGAGACCGATGCGGTCAACGCCAAGCTGAAGGCGCTGCCGGTGGACGACGTCTTCGCCCATGGCGGGATCGTGCAGCCGAACGGCCGAATGGTGCACGACATGTACCTGTTCGAGGTCAAAAAGCCCGCCGAGTCGAAGGACGAGTGGGACCTGTACAAGTTGATCTCGACGGTCCCCGGCAAGGAAGCCTTCGCGTCCCCGGCAGAGAGCGGCTGCCCGCTGACGGCGGCGAAGTAG
- a CDS encoding LysR family transcriptional regulator: MARTGPNWDDLRFFLAVARTGTLSAAAARTGTEHTTVGRRIRALEEGLGARLFHRSNLGYALTEDGANLLGVAETMESAFLSASAATEAAQAVSGTVRIGAPDGFGSVFLAPRMHRLTARHPELEVEIMATARIFSLSKREADIVISLSGPQQARVVARRLTDYRLFVYGAEGYLAAAAPIAEISDLPAHPFVGYIEDMLFTRELNYLGALGPAVSARLRSTNLLAQVHATLGGAGLCILPAFIAVAHPGLVPVLPEAVSLTRSFHMHIHEDHRKAAHIRAVAGFIAAEVKAAGALFAGPAVSATAVSREPAAP, from the coding sequence ATGGCCAGGACCGGGCCCAACTGGGACGATCTCCGCTTCTTCCTCGCGGTCGCACGAACCGGGACCCTCAGCGCCGCGGCCGCGCGCACCGGTACCGAGCACACGACGGTCGGCCGGCGGATCCGGGCCTTGGAAGAGGGTCTCGGCGCCCGCCTGTTCCACCGCAGCAACCTCGGCTACGCGCTTACCGAGGACGGCGCGAACCTGCTGGGCGTGGCCGAGACCATGGAGAGCGCGTTCCTCTCGGCCAGCGCCGCCACCGAGGCCGCCCAGGCGGTGTCGGGCACGGTGCGGATCGGCGCGCCGGACGGGTTCGGCAGCGTCTTCCTCGCGCCCCGGATGCACCGGCTGACCGCCCGCCACCCGGAACTGGAGGTGGAGATCATGGCCACCGCCCGAATCTTCAGCCTGTCGAAGCGTGAAGCGGACATCGTAATCAGCCTCTCCGGCCCGCAGCAGGCGCGGGTGGTGGCGCGCCGGCTCACCGACTACCGGCTATTCGTCTACGGGGCCGAAGGCTACCTCGCCGCGGCGGCACCGATCGCGGAGATCTCGGACCTGCCGGCCCATCCGTTCGTCGGCTACATCGAGGACATGCTGTTCACCCGTGAGCTGAACTACCTCGGGGCGCTCGGCCCCGCGGTCTCGGCCCGGCTGCGGTCCACCAACCTGCTCGCCCAGGTCCACGCGACGCTCGGCGGCGCCGGCCTGTGCATCCTGCCGGCCTTCATCGCGGTGGCCCATCCCGGGCTGGTTCCGGTGCTGCCGGAGGCGGTCTCGCTGACGCGCTCGTTCCACATGCACATCCACGAGGATCACCGGAAGGCGGCCCATATCCGCGCGGTGGCGGGGTTCATCGCCGCCGAAGTGAAGGCAGCGGGGGCGCTGTTCGCCGGGCCGGCGGTGTCAGCGACGGCGGTTTCGCGGGAACCGGCGGCGCCCTAA
- a CDS encoding CpaF family protein gives MFGRRQVGGAPAAAPPVPQARTAAPAASTQRETTAPAKRTEPTAPLVVETVRSEDYYRTKSLIFGALIEAIDLTQLSRLDAETAREEIRDIVTEIIGLKNIVLSIAEQEELLDDICNDVLGYGPLEPLLARDDIADIMVNGANRTFIEVGGKIQLTSVRFRDNQQLMNICQRIVSQVGRRVDDASPICDARLPDGSRVNVIAPPLAIDGPALTIRKFKKDKLTLEQLVRFGAISPEGAEVLKIIGQSRCNVVISGGTGSGKTTLLNCLTAFIEHDERVITCEDAAELQLQQPHVVRLETRPPNMEGQGQVTMRDLVKNCLRMRPERIIVGEVRGPEAFDLLQAMNTGHDGSMGTLHANSPRECLSRIESMISMGGFTLPSKTLREMICGSIDVVIQAMRLRDGSRRITHITEVIGMEGDVITTQDVFLYDIVGEDANGKLIGRHRSTGIGRPKFWERARYYGLERRLGEALDAAEVVDRA, from the coding sequence ATGTTCGGTAGACGGCAGGTCGGCGGCGCACCCGCTGCGGCCCCGCCGGTCCCGCAGGCGCGGACTGCCGCGCCTGCGGCCTCGACCCAGCGCGAGACGACGGCGCCGGCCAAGCGGACCGAGCCCACCGCGCCCCTGGTCGTCGAGACCGTGCGGTCCGAAGACTACTACCGCACCAAGAGCCTGATCTTCGGCGCGCTCATCGAGGCGATCGACCTCACCCAGCTCTCGCGCCTCGATGCCGAGACGGCGCGCGAGGAAATCCGCGACATCGTCACGGAGATCATCGGGCTCAAGAACATCGTCCTATCCATCGCCGAGCAGGAGGAGTTGCTCGACGACATCTGCAACGACGTGCTGGGCTACGGCCCGCTTGAGCCCCTGCTCGCCCGCGACGACATCGCCGACATCATGGTCAACGGCGCCAACCGGACCTTCATCGAGGTCGGGGGCAAGATCCAGCTGACCAGCGTGCGGTTCCGCGACAACCAGCAGCTGATGAACATCTGCCAGCGGATCGTCAGCCAGGTCGGCCGGCGCGTCGACGACGCCTCCCCGATCTGCGACGCGCGCCTGCCGGACGGCTCCCGCGTCAACGTGATCGCGCCGCCGCTCGCCATCGACGGCCCGGCGCTCACCATCCGCAAGTTCAAGAAGGACAAGCTGACCCTGGAGCAACTCGTGCGCTTCGGGGCAATCTCGCCCGAGGGCGCGGAGGTGCTCAAGATCATCGGCCAGTCGCGCTGCAACGTGGTGATCTCGGGCGGCACGGGCTCGGGCAAGACCACGCTGCTGAACTGCCTCACCGCCTTCATCGAGCACGACGAGCGTGTGATCACCTGCGAGGACGCGGCGGAGCTCCAGCTCCAGCAGCCGCACGTGGTGCGCCTGGAGACGCGCCCGCCCAACATGGAGGGCCAGGGCCAAGTCACCATGCGCGACCTCGTCAAGAACTGCCTGCGCATGCGGCCCGAGCGGATCATCGTCGGCGAGGTGCGCGGACCGGAAGCCTTCGACCTGCTGCAGGCGATGAACACCGGCCACGACGGCTCGATGGGCACGCTCCACGCCAACAGCCCGCGCGAGTGCCTGTCGCGTATTGAGTCGATGATCTCGATGGGCGGCTTCACCCTACCCTCGAAGACCCTGCGCGAGATGATCTGCGGTTCGATCGACGTGGTGATCCAGGCCATGCGCCTGCGCGACGGCTCCCGCCGCATCACCCACATCACCGAGGTGATCGGCATGGAGGGCGACGTCATCACCACCCAGGACGTCTTTCTCTACGACATCGTCGGAGAGGACGCGAACGGCAAGCTGATCGGCCGCCATCGGTCGACCGGCATCGGACGGCCCAAATTCTGGGAGCGCGCCCGCTACTATGGACTGGAGCGCCGCCTCGGCGAGGCGCTCGACGCGGCCGAAGTCGTCGACCGAGCCTGA
- a CDS encoding type II and III secretion system protein family protein: MTAPLPLHSLANRQKRRQAGFLALLAALTVPAHAQERQTLGPAPVLTVGSAEANSTRKVELTAGRSVIVDLPRDAKEVFVANPAVANAVVRSTRKVFVIGMADGATSIFIMDAEGRQIAALDVTVARDLNLGTLRELLNQSIPGGRFDVRSSGASVLLSGSVNSSADAQQAIDIANAFVGLGSAGAASGAPSGGVGAGVRGAVINNLSIRNKDQVMLRVTVVEVSRNVLKQFGINLTGNWSALNPLGNATTSPALSNNLPFPINGDVPSGNQIQASVKAGGFSLQATLKAFEQAGVSRILAEPTLTAISGEAAKFLAGGEYPVPSSAATCLNGVCSGPGLTFKPYGVALSFTPVVLADNRISIRVATDVTEIDPQTSFNYTLDGVTTAVPGTRVRRSETTVELPSGGVMMTAGLIQQVNKQAIAGLPGLINLPILGALFRSRDYQRQETELMIMCTPYIARPMEAKQVSRPDDNFVDSTDGQAVLLGQINRLYGRVGPAAAAAPPLGRTYRGRVGFIVE; the protein is encoded by the coding sequence ATGACCGCTCCGCTCCCCCTCCACAGCTTGGCCAACCGCCAAAAGCGCCGCCAAGCCGGTTTCCTCGCCCTGCTCGCGGCGCTGACCGTCCCCGCCCACGCCCAAGAGCGCCAGACGCTCGGTCCGGCGCCGGTGCTCACGGTCGGCTCCGCGGAGGCCAACTCGACCCGCAAGGTCGAGTTGACCGCCGGCCGCTCCGTGATCGTCGACCTTCCACGGGACGCCAAGGAGGTCTTCGTCGCCAACCCGGCGGTGGCCAACGCCGTGGTCCGCTCGACCCGCAAGGTCTTCGTGATCGGCATGGCCGACGGCGCGACCTCGATTTTCATCATGGACGCGGAGGGGCGCCAGATCGCGGCCCTCGACGTGACCGTCGCCCGGGACCTCAACCTCGGAACCCTGCGCGAGTTGCTCAACCAGAGCATCCCGGGCGGCCGCTTCGACGTGCGCTCCTCGGGCGCCTCAGTCCTGCTTTCGGGCTCCGTCAACTCGTCGGCCGACGCCCAGCAGGCGATCGACATCGCCAACGCCTTCGTGGGTCTCGGCAGCGCGGGCGCCGCCTCAGGAGCGCCGAGCGGCGGCGTCGGAGCCGGCGTGCGAGGCGCGGTGATCAACAACCTGTCGATCCGCAACAAGGATCAGGTGATGTTGCGCGTCACCGTGGTGGAGGTGTCGCGCAACGTCCTGAAGCAGTTCGGTATCAACCTGACCGGCAACTGGTCGGCGCTGAACCCGCTCGGGAACGCGACCACCTCCCCGGCGCTCAGCAACAACCTGCCGTTCCCGATCAACGGCGACGTCCCGTCCGGCAACCAGATCCAGGCCTCCGTGAAGGCTGGCGGCTTCTCGCTCCAGGCCACCCTGAAAGCCTTCGAGCAGGCGGGCGTCTCTCGGATCCTGGCCGAGCCGACCCTCACCGCGATCTCCGGCGAGGCCGCGAAGTTCCTGGCCGGCGGCGAGTATCCAGTCCCGTCCAGTGCCGCGACCTGCCTCAACGGGGTCTGCTCCGGGCCGGGGCTCACCTTCAAGCCCTACGGTGTCGCCCTGTCCTTCACGCCGGTCGTGTTGGCCGACAATCGCATCTCGATTCGCGTCGCGACCGATGTGACGGAGATCGATCCACAAACGAGCTTCAACTACACCCTGGATGGCGTCACCACGGCCGTGCCCGGCACCCGGGTCCGCCGCTCGGAGACCACCGTCGAGCTGCCTTCGGGCGGCGTCATGATGACGGCCGGCCTGATCCAGCAGGTCAACAAGCAAGCGATCGCCGGCCTGCCCGGCCTGATCAACCTCCCGATCCTCGGCGCGCTGTTCCGCTCCCGCGACTACCAGCGCCAGGAGACCGAGCTGATGATCATGTGCACCCCCTATATCGCGCGGCCCATGGAGGCGAAGCAGGTGAGCCGGCCCGACGACAACTTCGTCGATTCGACCGACGGCCAGGCGGTGCTGCTCGGCCAGATCAACCGCCTCTACGGCCGGGTCGGCCCGGCCGCGGCCGCGGCGCCCCCGCTCGGACGCACCTATCGCGGCCGCGTCGGCTTCATCGTCGAGTAA
- a CDS encoding iron-containing alcohol dehydrogenase produces MVASIALPRLMRVGAGASRLLPEVLGQLGLSRPFVVTDPYLAGSGRTDTLLERLTKAGAQATIFSETVPDPTVASVEAALAALKAGDFDCVVGFGGGSPMDTAKAVAVLARHGGQMRDYKAPRQQDEPGLPIVAIPTTAGTGSEATRFTIVTDEASDEKMLCIGLAYLPVAALVDYELTLTKPSRLTADTGIDALTHAIEAYVSRKSNLFSDGLALQAMRLIAPNLRRVWTDPGDRAAREAMMLGATQAGIAFSNASVALVHGMSRPIGAHFHVAHGLSNAMLLPTVTAFSAPAAIDRYAACARAMTIAGPDTDDRSAVSALVRELEALNDDLDVPGPKEYGIDPARWEALLPTMAAQALASGSPANNPIEPSAEEIVALYRRVWAG; encoded by the coding sequence ATGGTCGCCTCGATCGCCCTGCCCCGGCTGATGCGCGTCGGCGCCGGCGCCTCGCGGCTCCTGCCAGAGGTGCTCGGCCAGCTCGGCCTGTCGCGGCCCTTCGTGGTCACCGATCCCTACCTCGCCGGCAGCGGCCGCACCGACACGCTGCTCGAGCGGCTGACCAAGGCCGGCGCGCAGGCGACGATCTTCTCCGAGACCGTGCCGGACCCGACCGTCGCCTCGGTGGAGGCGGCGCTCGCCGCCCTCAAGGCAGGCGATTTCGACTGCGTGGTCGGCTTCGGCGGCGGCAGTCCGATGGACACTGCCAAGGCCGTGGCCGTGCTGGCGCGACACGGCGGCCAGATGCGCGACTACAAGGCGCCGCGCCAGCAGGACGAGCCGGGCCTGCCGATCGTGGCGATCCCCACGACCGCCGGCACCGGCTCGGAGGCGACCCGCTTCACCATCGTCACCGACGAGGCCTCGGACGAGAAGATGCTCTGCATCGGCCTCGCCTACCTGCCGGTGGCGGCTCTGGTCGATTACGAATTGACGCTCACCAAGCCCAGCCGGCTCACCGCCGATACCGGCATCGACGCGCTGACCCACGCCATCGAGGCCTATGTCTCGCGCAAGTCAAACCTGTTTTCGGACGGGCTGGCGCTCCAGGCGATGCGGCTGATCGCCCCGAACCTGCGCCGGGTCTGGACCGACCCGGGCGACCGGGCGGCCCGCGAGGCGATGATGCTCGGCGCCACCCAGGCCGGCATCGCCTTCTCGAACGCCTCGGTGGCTCTGGTCCACGGCATGAGCCGGCCGATCGGCGCCCATTTTCATGTGGCCCACGGGCTGTCGAACGCGATGCTGCTTCCGACGGTGACAGCCTTCTCGGCCCCGGCCGCCATCGATCGCTACGCCGCCTGCGCCCGCGCCATGACGATCGCCGGACCGGACACCGACGATCGATCCGCGGTCTCCGCCCTGGTGCGGGAGCTGGAGGCGCTCAACGACGATCTCGATGTGCCGGGCCCGAAGGAATACGGGATCGACCCGGCCCGCTGGGAGGCGCTGCTTCCCACCATGGCGGCCCAGGCTCTGGCCTCAGGCTCGCCGGCCAACAACCCGATCGAGCCGAGCGCCGAGGAGATCGTGGCGCTGTATCGACGCGTCTGGGCGGGTTGA
- a CDS encoding type II secretion system F family protein, protein MIDDIAAKLFDPRFMGMLLTSVAAAATAFAVAQPFFETDKLARRMKLVSDEREQIRRRERALGDRGQNRATLRVAPKAYMKSIVERYQLHRWLGTDTAKRKLMMAGYRGQGAETAFLFFRLVVPIGSVIAALFYLFVLEGLDASYLVRFGLVVGAAYGGIKAPELFLVNAAKKRQTEIRKAWPDALDLTLICVESGMAIEHAFRKVSTEIATSSVVLAEELALMTAEMSFLPDRRQAYENLVLRTGLDPVKAVATALIQAERYGTPIGQALRVLAQESRDQRMNEAEKKAAALPPKLTVPMILFFLPVLFVVIITPAVIQIMRTQ, encoded by the coding sequence ATGATCGACGACATCGCCGCAAAGCTGTTCGATCCCCGCTTCATGGGGATGCTGCTGACCTCCGTGGCGGCCGCCGCGACCGCCTTCGCGGTGGCGCAGCCCTTCTTCGAGACCGACAAGCTCGCCAGGCGCATGAAGCTCGTCAGCGACGAGCGCGAGCAGATCCGGCGGCGAGAGCGTGCGCTGGGCGACCGCGGCCAGAACCGGGCCACGCTGCGCGTGGCGCCGAAGGCCTACATGAAGTCCATCGTCGAGCGGTATCAGCTGCACCGCTGGCTCGGCACCGACACGGCCAAGCGCAAGCTGATGATGGCGGGCTATCGGGGACAGGGGGCGGAGACGGCGTTCCTGTTCTTCCGCCTCGTCGTGCCGATCGGCTCGGTGATCGCGGCCCTGTTCTACCTGTTCGTGCTGGAGGGGCTCGACGCCTCCTACCTCGTGCGGTTCGGACTCGTGGTGGGCGCGGCCTATGGAGGCATCAAGGCGCCGGAGCTGTTCCTGGTCAATGCAGCCAAAAAGCGCCAGACGGAGATCCGGAAGGCGTGGCCGGACGCCCTCGACCTCACGCTGATCTGCGTCGAATCCGGCATGGCGATCGAGCACGCCTTCCGGAAGGTGAGCACCGAGATCGCCACCTCCTCGGTCGTTCTGGCCGAGGAACTCGCGCTGATGACTGCCGAGATGTCTTTCCTGCCGGACCGGCGCCAAGCCTACGAGAACCTCGTTCTGCGCACCGGGCTCGACCCGGTAAAGGCCGTGGCGACCGCCCTGATCCAAGCCGAGCGCTACGGGACGCCCATCGGCCAGGCGCTGCGAGTGCTGGCGCAGGAAAGCCGCGACCAGCGCATGAATGAGGCTGAGAAGAAGGCCGCGGCCCTGCCGCCCAAGCTCACGGTCCCGATGATCCTGTTCTTCCTGCCGGTGCTGTTCGTCGTCATCATCACCCCGGCGGTGATCCAGATCATGCGGACGCAGTGA